A genome region from Pseudanabaena sp. Chao 1811 includes the following:
- a CDS encoding tRNA (cytidine(34)-2'-O)-methyltransferase gives MLQVALIYPEIPPNTGNIARTCAATNTHLHLVEPLGFEISDRQLKRAGIDYWDYVNVTVHPNIESLREASKGGRWICFSARGAKHFREFQYQDGDWLLFGSESSGLPQEVLANNPAVYIPMENPNVRSLNLSVSAALGLFEARRQLGI, from the coding sequence ATGCTGCAAGTCGCTCTCATCTATCCCGAAATTCCGCCCAATACTGGCAATATCGCTCGCACCTGTGCCGCCACAAATACCCATTTGCACTTGGTTGAGCCTCTAGGCTTTGAAATTAGCGATCGCCAACTAAAGCGAGCAGGCATAGACTATTGGGACTATGTAAACGTGACTGTACATCCCAATATCGAATCCCTACGCGAAGCATCCAAAGGGGGAAGGTGGATTTGCTTTAGTGCGCGTGGAGCAAAACATTTTCGAGAATTTCAATATCAAGATGGTGATTGGCTATTATTTGGCAGTGAATCCAGTGGCTTACCTCAAGAAGTCCTTGCCAATAATCCTGCGGTTTATATCCCTATGGAAAATCCCAACGTCCGCAGTCTCAATCTCTCCGTGAGTGCTGCCCTCGGCTTATTTGAAGCCAGACGACAATTAGGAATTTAA
- a CDS encoding helix-hairpin-helix domain-containing protein: protein MKIVSRKSLGVQPVFDIGLERDHNFLLDNGYIASNCFNKSHSVAYGYVTYQTAYLKANYPVEYMAALLSSVSGDQDKVQRYIANCRSMGIQVLPPDVNSSGEDFTPRGQQILFGLAAIKNLGAGPIAAILQARQQDGAFTSLADLCSRLDSRSLNKKALEALIQTGALDLLEPNRHQLMNDLDITMEWASRRAKELASGQGNLFDFFGESSNTKTFDTAPTTNRVQDYSSQEKLRMEKELLGFYISDHPLSVVSRSARVMAPINLCDIPDSSETKTVTAIALILDIKAVTTKKGDQMAILQLEDLTGSTEAVVFPKTFDKVKHLLEKDKRVMVWGKIDRRDEQTQLIIDNMQPIESVRMVRVELTREQASDRQVLQQLKTALNPNPSYSNSNQGNSNYGRNEPDTSAKIPVIAAIEYMPKLVRLGNQFWVEDEETAVKALQQAGFKASYDALVTK from the coding sequence ATGAAAATCGTTAGCCGTAAATCGTTAGGAGTACAACCTGTTTTCGATATTGGCTTAGAACGCGATCATAATTTTTTACTTGATAATGGCTATATAGCTTCCAATTGCTTTAATAAGTCCCATAGTGTTGCCTATGGCTATGTAACTTACCAAACTGCATACCTTAAGGCGAACTATCCCGTTGAATATATGGCAGCTTTGTTGTCTTCGGTCAGTGGCGACCAAGACAAGGTACAGCGCTATATTGCCAACTGTCGCAGTATGGGGATTCAGGTATTGCCCCCCGATGTGAATAGTTCAGGTGAAGACTTTACGCCAAGGGGACAGCAAATTTTATTTGGCTTGGCGGCAATTAAAAACCTTGGGGCAGGCCCGATCGCTGCAATTCTACAAGCTAGACAGCAGGATGGAGCCTTTACCTCGCTAGCTGATTTATGTAGCCGCCTTGATTCGCGATCGCTCAATAAGAAAGCTTTAGAAGCATTGATCCAAACTGGGGCGTTAGATTTGCTAGAGCCAAATCGTCATCAGTTGATGAATGATCTTGATATCACGATGGAATGGGCTTCACGCCGCGCCAAAGAGCTAGCATCAGGTCAGGGCAATCTGTTTGATTTCTTTGGCGAAAGTAGTAATACTAAGACCTTCGACACTGCTCCTACAACCAATCGCGTTCAGGACTATTCCTCTCAGGAAAAGTTACGGATGGAAAAGGAATTACTCGGTTTCTATATTTCTGATCATCCCCTCAGTGTAGTCAGTCGTTCGGCGAGGGTAATGGCTCCGATTAATCTCTGTGATATTCCTGATTCCTCAGAAACTAAAACCGTTACAGCGATCGCATTGATTCTTGATATCAAAGCCGTAACTACCAAAAAAGGCGATCAGATGGCAATTTTGCAACTCGAAGATCTCACAGGTAGTACTGAAGCTGTCGTGTTCCCCAAGACCTTTGATAAGGTCAAGCATCTCTTGGAAAAGGATAAACGGGTGATGGTGTGGGGCAAGATTGATCGTCGCGATGAACAAACGCAATTAATTATTGACAATATGCAGCCGATTGAGTCAGTAAGAATGGTGCGGGTTGAGCTAACTCGCGAACAGGCTAGCGATCGCCAAGTTTTGCAACAGCTAAAAACCGCCTTAAATCCTAATCCTAGCTATAGCAACTCTAACCAAGGCAATTCTAACTATGGCAGAAATGAGCCTGATACTTCTGCCAAAATTCCTGTAATTGCAGCGATCGAATATATGCCAAAGTTAGTGCGCCTAGGCAATCAATTCTGGGTTGAAGATGAAGAAACTGCCGTTAAAGCTTTACAGCAAGCAGGATTTAAAGCTAGTTACGATGCACTAGTTACTAAGTAA
- a CDS encoding STAS domain-containing protein, translated as MSVTTVPYFRQAVQPFIDQKLVAIVLDFEGVTKIVSRGVGAAIDMAVQAKKQGGKLRLENVGKYGRSLYIQGVHLVAEVPELEGFEP; from the coding sequence TTGAGCGTAACCACAGTTCCATACTTTCGACAAGCAGTGCAGCCATTTATTGATCAGAAATTAGTGGCGATCGTATTAGACTTTGAAGGTGTAACTAAGATTGTCAGTAGGGGAGTAGGCGCTGCGATCGATATGGCGGTACAAGCCAAGAAACAAGGTGGCAAGTTACGTTTAGAGAATGTTGGTAAGTATGGTCGTTCTCTCTACATTCAAGGTGTACATCTTGTTGCTGAAGTACCCGAATTAGAAGGTTTTGAACCATAA
- a CDS encoding ATP-binding protein: MSEKPLKLRISIPPVEGIEDIPIAAVEVLATKMGFSPNAVQDIVQALTEALVNAVLYSTSDLDVEVVVFAANTSLILEVHDRGSGFDVDSVPPPDFDLISEIGVKNGGFGIHMIKALVDKVEIESTDQGTTVRMSKFLSIPKPILQP, encoded by the coding sequence ATGAGTGAGAAGCCTTTAAAGCTGCGAATCTCAATTCCACCCGTTGAGGGAATCGAGGACATTCCCATCGCGGCAGTCGAAGTACTCGCTACAAAAATGGGGTTTAGTCCTAATGCTGTGCAAGACATCGTACAAGCTCTTACGGAAGCTTTAGTGAATGCGGTTCTTTACAGTACATCAGACCTTGACGTGGAGGTTGTTGTTTTCGCAGCCAATACTAGCCTAATCTTAGAAGTCCATGATCGTGGCTCTGGCTTTGATGTTGACAGTGTTCCACCACCTGATTTTGATTTGATATCCGAGATTGGTGTCAAAAATGGCGGTTTTGGTATACATATGATCAAAGCATTAGTTGATAAAGTAGAGATCGAATCTACTGATCAAGGTACAACAGTCCGTATGAGTAAGTTTTTGTCTATCCCCAAACCCATTCTCCAACCATGA